The Geoalkalibacter subterraneus genome contains the following window.
TCTTCGTTTTGCGATGCCGTTGTTCCCCGATGCGACCTTTAAGTTTATTCCCTTTCTGTCTGTGCTTGCCGTCATCGGCATCATCTATGGTGCTCTAGTGGCCATGGTTCAGGAAGACGTCAAAAAACTGGTTGCCTATTCATCGGTATCTCACCTCGGGTTCGTCATGCTGGGTTTGTTCGCCATGAATCTCCAGGGGTTCTCCGGCGGCATGATTCAGATGATCAACCATGGTATCTCCACCGGCGCATTGTTCCTCATCGTCGGCTTTATTTACGAGCGCCGGCATACCCGCCTTATTGTAGAGTTTGGTGGCCTGGCTAAACAGATGCCGATTTTCGCGACCATTTTCATGATCGTGACACTCTCCTCCATCGGCCTGCCCGGGACCAACGGGTTCGTGGGTGAGTTCCTGATCCTGATGGGGGCATTCGAAAGCGAACTGCGTTGGTTCGCCGTGTTTGCCACCTCTGGCGTGATCTTTGCCGCGGTGTACATGCTGTGGATGTTCCAGCGCGTCATGTTCGGTGAACTTGATAACCCTGCCAACCAGAAGCTCAAGGACCTCAATGCACGAGAAATTGCCCTGATGCTTCCACTTCTGCTGTTTGTCTTCTGGATCGGTGTTTGTCCCAACACCTTCTTTGAGAAGATGAATCCGGCCCTCGATAACATGATTCAACAGATCAAGGGCAAGCAGATGGCTCAGGTGGAAATCGTTGATACTACCGTGGCCAAGAACGATTATTTGCTGAAATAACAGCATTTCTGTTCGGATTAACACCGCATCCGGAGGAGCTTTTCAATGGAAAACCTGGTGCAAGACGCTATTCAAAACGTCAATATGGCGGCGATTATGCCATCATTCATTCTGGTCCTGTTCGGCATGGCCGTAATGATGGTGACTGTCTTTTCGCCGAAGGGCAAAACCGCCCACATTTCATGGGTCAGCATTGCTGGCCTGGTCATCACCGCGTTCGTCGCTTTCGGCGGGTGGAACGCTAACGAAGTCGGATTCCATGGCAGCGTGGTGATGGACAATTTTGCCACTTTCTTCAACATGACTTTTATTGTCGCGGCCATTCTGACCATATTGATGTCTGACGACTACATTCAGCGCGAGGGGTACCCCCTTGGCGAGTACTACGCGTTGATTCTTTTTACTACGGCGGGTGCTATGTGGATGGCATCCGGCACTGATCTGTTGACCATCTTCCTGGGTCTCGAGGTCCTGTCGGTCTCTCTCTATGTGCTTGCCGGAATGTTCCGCAATCAACTGCGCTCCAACGAAGCCGGATTGAAATATTTCTTCCTCGGCGCTTTTTCTACAGGCTTTCTGCTCTATGGTGTGGCGCTTCTCTTCGGCGTCACCGGCACGACCAACCTGCAGGGGATTGCCGATGCCTTCGCTTCCGGCGAGACCATGCTCGACAATTCGATGGCAGTCGCCGGCATGATCCTGCTGGGCACCGGCTTTCTTTTCAAAATTGCCGCTGCACCCTTCCACATGTGGACCCCTGATGTTTATCAAGGTGCTCCTACGCCGATCACCGCATTCATGAGTGCCGGTCCCAAGGCCGCTGCTTTTGCTGCTTTCGTTCGGGTCTTCTCCGTCAGCCTTGAAAGCATGCAGGTTGAATGGACTTCAATGCTGTGGATTCTTGCGGTGTTGACCATGATCGTCGGTAACGTGATTGCCATTTCCCAGGATAACATTAAACGGATGCTGGCCTACTCCTCCATTGCGCATGCGGGTTATGCCATGGTCGGTATGGCAGCCGCCAATGAGATCGGGTTGTCCGGGATTCTGTTTTACATGCTTGCCTATACCTTCATGAATATGGGGGCCTTCGCAGTCCTCGTGCTGGCGGGCAAAAAAGGCGAAGAGAATCTCACCCTGGAGGGATTCTCAGGGTTCGGTTATCGTCGTCCTTTCCTGGGCGTAGCAATGACCATCTTCCTCTTCTCTTTAATGGGCATTCCGCCGACAGCCGGATTCGCCGGTAAGTTTTATATCTTTGCCGGTGCTCTGAAAGCTGACCTGGTATGGCTTGCCGTCATCGGCGTACTTAACTCAGCCGTTTCCCTCTACTATTACCTGCGGGTTATGGTGTACATGTATTTCCGCGATCCCAGCGAAGATTTCGGATGGGTAAAAATGAATGTGGCGACCACTGCTTCTATCATTCTTGCTATCGTAGGCGTGTTGCTGCTCGGCATTCTTCCCGGGCCGGTTATGGAGCTTGCCAAGCTGTCTCTGTTCTAAAGCACTTTCGGAATACCAGGTTGTTTTATTGTAAGCCCTTCGCCGTTCCGGCGAAGGGCTTTTTTAGCATATAGCAATCTGATAAACGGTTGCGAATAACGAAGGTGAAACTGTTGCCGAATAAAACCCGCTCACTGAAATCCTTCCTGCAAAAGCTGGACAGCCAGGGTGATCTTCATCACGTCAGGACAACTGTGTCCTGTAATCAGGAAATTTCCGCGATTACCGACCGCGTCTGCAAAAGTACAGGAGGAGGGCAGGCCCTTTTGTTTGAATCGGTAAGGGAGAGTAGGTTTCCTGTGGTGACCAACCTGTTCGGTTCTGCTCGACGTGCGGCTTTTGCCTGGGGAAGGGGGGCAAGCTTTCAGGATATTGCTGAACTGATAAAAAATGCGCAGGGCCGTGGAAGTGATGAACGGTTGCGCAACCTTGTTCGAGCCCGGGGCCGTTGCTCTGCGCCAGCAGGCAGGCTCGAACTCCCATTACGGCAATATGGGCTGACTTCACTCCCTGCGCTGCAAAACTGGCCGGGGGACGGGGGGCGATTTCTGACCCTGGCTCAGGTCTACTTGAGAGACCCACAGAACCAGCGTATCAATTGCGGCATTTACCGGATGCAGATACTCGATGATGACCGTGCCGCTATCCGCTTTTTGCCTGGAAGTGATGGCGCCCGGATTTTTGAGGCTTACGCCCAGGCCAAACGCAACATGCCGGTCGCCATCACACTTGGAAGCGATCCTGCCTGGTTGGCCGCTGCAGCATTTCCGTTGCCGATGGACATCTCTGAAAGTGATTTCGCACGCTGGCTCAGCGACCGTCCTCTTTCCTCTGCCCGGGCCCCGCTCACGGACTTGACGATACCTGCCGACGCGGAATTTGTCATGGAAGGGGTGGTTTGTCCAGAGGAGAACACTTTGGAAGGGCCGTTTGGCAACCATACCGGTTACTACGCCCCACCGGACCGTGCGGCGGTATTTCACCTTCAGGCGCTTTACCACGGAGAAGATCCAGTCTTTCCGGCTACGGTGGTCGGCCCTCCGCCCATGGAAAATGTCCACCTGATGCGTGGTTCAGAACCCCTCACCCTTGCCCTGCTCAATGTGGATTATCCCTGCATAGAACGCCTGCGCTTTATCGAACAGGGCATTTTCCATGGCTGCGTCGTTCTGGGAGTGGATTGCTCCAGGGATCAGGAAATCTTTGACCTGGCCAGTGCCCTGTGGCAGCAGGGGCCTTTGAAACGGTCGCGACTGCTGATCTTTTGTGATCGAGAAATAGAAATCGAGCCCTTATCGGTGGTGTTGTGGCGATTGATTAACCGGGTTGATCCCGAGCAGGATATCTTAGTTGAACACGGCCGAATGGCAATCGATGTGACCAGACCACCAAGCGGTCCTCCAGTGGTGCCCTCATCTGATATTGTGGACCTGATCAACAGACGCTGGCACGAATACGGCTTTTAGGAGCGATTCAACCAGTATTTCTCCTGCGGACAGATGAGGGACTCGACTCGCCGCTACGCCTGGGGCTTGTTTCCCTCGGCCGGGCGCGCTAGACTATCTGCCTCTATTCAATCCAGCTTCAAATCTGCAGGCAGCAAAGGTTATCTCATGACATTGAACCTGGTGTGGAACAAGACCCGCAATCTGTTGGAGATGATCAAATTCTCCCACACTGTTTTTGCTTTTCCCTTCGCGCTGATGGGGGTCGTGCTGGCTTCTCTGGAAAACGGGACGCCGCCGACCGGGATGCAGATCCTGTGGATCTGCCTGGCCATGGTGGGCGCACGGTCCGGCGCCATGGCACTCAACCGCATTATCGACGCGCGCATAGATGCGCGTAATCCACGCACTGCGCAGCGCCATCTGCCCGCTGGCAAGGTGGGAGCCGTTGAGGCATGGGCGTTGGTGATCGCTTCATTTGTCCTGCTTATTTTTTCCGCCTGGATGCTCAATCCACTTTGTTTTTTTCTCTCGCCGGTAGCCATCGCTTTTCTGGTACTTTACTCGTACTGCAAGCGTTTCACCGCCATGGCCCACCTGGTTCTGGGGCTCTGCCTGGCGGCGGCGCCGCTGGGCGCCTGGATCGCCCTGCGCGGCGATATCGGCTGGCCTGCGGTCAACCTCGGCCTGGCGGTGTTGTTGTGGGTCGCCGGCTTTGATATCTTCTACGCCCTGCAGGATATGGAATTTGATCGCGAGCAAGGGCTCTATTCGATCCCGGCACGGGTCGGCGCCGAAGGCTCCATTATTCTCACCCGGGTGTTTCATGCCGGCATGCTGGTGCTGCTGCTGACCCTGTTGCTGGTGCCGGGGCTCGGATGGCTCTACTTTGCCGGTGTCTGCGTGGTGGCGGGCCTTCTGCTCTACGAGCACCGGCTTGTCAAACCCGACGACCTGTCGCGCCTGGATGCAGCTTTCTTCAATATGAACGGCTATATCAGCGTAACCATCTTCCTGTTCACCCTGGGCGATGCCCTTCTCTGAGGTCCTGATGGATAAAACAAACAAGCATGTGGTGGTGGCGATCACCGGCGCTTCGGGAACCTGCTATGGGCTGCGACTGATGGAGTGGCTGCTTCAGCATGATGTGCGGATCACTGCTCTGGTCAGCCGCGCCGGCGGACAGGTTCTCAGCCACGAAACCGGCCTTGCATGGCCGGATGAAACCGGGGCGCGCCTTGAGATGCTGCGCGGTTATTTCAACTGCGGAGATCAGCTGCAGTACTACGACGAAAAAAACCTGCTGGCGCCGGTGGCCAGCGGTTCCGCCGCGCCCGATGCCGTGGTGGTCGTGCCCTGCTCCATGGGCAGCCTCGCGCGTATTGCTGCAGGAATCAGTGACAACCTCATCGAGCGGGTTGCCGATGTCGCTCTTAAGGAGCATCGTCCATTGATCCTCGTGCCGCGCGAAACGCCGCTCAATGCTCTGCACCTGGAAAACATGCTGCGCCTTGCCCGGGCCGGGGCCTGCATTCTGCCGGCGATGCCGGCTTTCTACCATCAACCCGGTGAAATCAGCGACCTGATCGACTTCGTCGTCGGGAAGATTCTCGACAGCCTGGGGGAAGATCACCATCTTTTTCAGCGCTGGGGAAGCGAACCCCTCACATAACCACACGCCGCCTGTTCACAGGGACTTGCGCGTTTTCTGCGATAAAAGGATAGAGTTCATTTTGAAGAAGCACACCGTATCGCTGGTCAGCCTCGGCTGCCCGAAAAACCTGGTTGACGCCGAAGTCATGCTCGGGCATCTGCCGCCGGACCGCTACGAAATCATCACCGACGAGGCGCAGGCCGAGATCATCATCGTCAATACCTGCGCGTTTATCCAGGATGCCCAGGAGGAGTCGGTCGATACTATTCTCGAGGTTGCGGATTACAAGAAAAACGGCAACTGCCGCCTGCTGGTGGTCAGCGGCTGCCTGCCGCAGCGCTATCGCGAAGAGCTGGAGCGGGAGTTGCCGGAGGTCGATCTCTTCGTCGGTACGGCCGATGCCCCGCGGATGGTGGCGCTGCTGGAGGAAAAAATCGCAGGCTCCGGAGTGCGTCAGGCGGTGAGCGACCCATCCTTTCTCTATGACCACACCACGCCGCGGGTCAAGTCATCGCCTTTTTACAGCACCTACATCAAAATTGCCGAAGGGTGCGCCAATCATTGCTCCTACTGCATCATCCCCCGCCTGCGGGGGACGCTGCGATCACGCTCCATCGACTCGGTTGTTGCGGAGGCCCGGCGCCTGGTGTCGCAGGGAGTTGCAGAGATCAATCTTATCGCCCAGGATATTACCGCCTACGGTGCGGACCGCAGCGACGGCGCCAACCTGCCCGATCTGCTGCGCGCCCTGACCAAAATCGATGAACTGCATTGGCTGCGGCTGCTCTATGCCTACCCCGACGGCGTCAGTGACGAACTCATTGATCTGGTCGCCGGGGAAGAGAAGATCTGCAGCTACCTCGATATCCCACTGCAGCACATCGACGATGAGATGCTCAAGCAGATGAACCGCCGTGTGTCCGAACAGCAGGTGCGCGAGCTGGTGGCTAGGCTGCGTGAGCGGATTCCCGATCTGACCCTGCGGACCTCTTTTATCGTTGGATTTCCCGGAGAAACGCAGGAGCAGTTCGAAAAACTGCTGAGCTTTGTCGAAGAGGGCCATTTCGATCGCCTTGGCGTGTTCCGCTATTCCCGCGAGGAAGGAACGGTGGCGGCGGAGCTGCCGGAGCAGGTTCCCGAGCGGGTCAAGAACGAGCGTTACAAGCGCCTGATGAAGGCGCAGGCGCGCATCTCCTTTCGCAAGAACCGAGCCCTTGTTGGGCGGGTCGAACCGGTGCTGGTTGAAGGCGTGAGCGAGGAGACCGAGCTGTTGCTGCGCGGACGCTCCGTGCGGCAGGCTCCCGATGTGGACGGCCAGGTGTACATTACCGCCGGGCGGGCCGAAGTAGGGGAGATCGTGCCGCTGCGCATCACCGATTCCTCCGAGTACGACCTGATTGGTGAAATCGTCGAGGATTGACCCGATGCCTTTTCATCGCCCGATCATGGTCCTGGTGCTGCTGTTGCTGGCTGGAGTTTTTTTCTTGGCGCAGCTGGGAGGGGACGGTTCTTCCGAGGTCCGGCGCAGCCGCCTGCTGTTGGGAACGGTGGTGGAAATCACCGCCCTGGGCCCTGATCGCAGCCTCCTTGAAGGCGCGGTCAGCGATGCTTTCGCCGAGATGGAGCGCATCGAGCAGTTGATGAGCCCCCATATCGAGGGCAGCGACGTGGCGCGGCTCTCCAAGGCCGAAACGCCGCAGCCGGTGTCCCCGGAAACGGCCACCGTCCTGCGTCTGGGCCTGCATCTGGCGGCACAGAGCGACGGAGCCTTCGATCTGACCCTGGGGCGCCTCAAAGAGCTGTGGGGGATCGAGGGAGAAAACCCGCAGGTGCCGGATTCCCATTCCGTGGAGGACGCCCTGCGCGGCATCGGGCCCCAGGCCCTGCGGCTGGAAGCCCCTCTTGTCGTCAAAAGCAGCCCCGAGCTGCAGATCGACCTGGGTGGCATCGCGAAAGGCTATGCCATTGATCGGGCTATCTTCCTGCTGGCCGATGCGGGGATTGAATTCGCTTCGGTCAATGCCGGCGGCGATATGCGCCTGCTGGGAGACCGCGGAGGGAAGCGCCCCTGGCGGATCGGCATCCAGCACCCCCGTGACCCGCAGCGGCTGCTGACCACTCTCGAAGTGGAGGATGTCTCCGTGGTCACCTCCGGTGATTACGAACGCTATTTCGAACAGGAGGGGCGCCGCTACCATCACCTGTTCGATCCCCGTACCGGTTATCCTGCCACCGCCTGCCAAAGCGTAACAGTGGTGGCCCCCAGCGCCATGCTGGCCGACGCGCTGGCTACGGCGCTCTTCGTCCTCGGTCCGGAGCAGGGGATACCTCTTTTGCAGCTTTATCCCGAGGCGGAGGCGCTGATCGTCGACAGCAGCGGGAAAGAACATCAAAGCGCAAATTTTGCCGAGTACCGCCTGTGATTGCTGCTCTATGGAGTCGCACAACCGTTCTTGACCGCCTGGTTGTGGTTCTGCTGCTGGCGCTGGTTGTCGCTTCCGCCCTGTGGGCGGCGCAGCGCCCCGCCGGCGCACGGGTGGTGGTCGAGCGTGACGGCCAGGTGGTGTTCAGCGCCCCCCTGTCCGAGCCCCGCAGCGCTCGGCTCTCGGGGCCTCTCGGTGAGACGGTGATTGAGATAGAAGACGGCCGCGCGCGTGTCATCTCTTCTCCCTGTCCCACGAAAGCCTGCATGGGGATGGGACCGGCTTCCCGTCAAGGGGATCTGCTGGCCTGCGTTCCGAATCATCTGATCGTCCGCATCGAGGGCGGCCGCCAGGAGGATACCCCGCCTTATGACCTGCTCAGCCGTTGACCCCCAGGAATTGGCTCGCTGTCGGCGCGGGGTGTTTCTGGCCCTGTTTACCGCGCTGGCGGTGGTGCTCAACGTCTTCGAATTCCTGCTGCCTTCCCCCGCCCCCTGGTTCCGCCTCGGCTTCGCCAATATCCTGACCCTGTGCGCCCTCTACCTGTTCGATGGCCGGGCGGCCTGGACGGTAAGTATCGCTCGAATTCTGGTGGGTTCGCTGGTCATCGGCAACCTGTTCGCGCCCGGTTTTTTCCTGGCGCTGACCGGCGGGGTGCTGGCGGTGACGTTGATGACCGGTGCCCGCGCCCTGGCAGGCGAGCGCCTCGGCCCGGTGGGAGCCAGCGCGCTGGGAGCTGTGGGGCATGCCTTGGGGCAGCTGCTGATGGCGCGCTGGCTGCTGGTACAGCATGACGGCCTGTGGTTGCTGCTCCCCTTCTTTCTCGCCTTTGCCCTGGTGACGGGCGTGCTCAACGGCCTGATCGCGGCTCTGGTTATCGAAAAAGTCGCCACCCATCCGGCTTTCGCTTCACAGCGGAGAACCCAGGAATGAGTCTTTTTGCGTCACTGCTGAGCTATCTCAATCCCTGGCGCGCGGTGCTGCTGCGCGGATCTCTGTGGCTGACCGCAACTGCGTTGCTGGCGCTGGTCATCCCCTGGATGCTCAAACGCGGCGTCGAAGCGATCGAGCGCGGCGATTATGCTGACCTGGTGATGTTTGCAGGAATTCTGGCCCTGGCCGCTTTGGCCCGTGGCCTGGCCCGCATTGCTTCGCGTCTGTCCTTTCTCCACACCGCCCGCAGGGTCGAGGTGGCTCTGCGCCGCGATCTGCTGCAGCGGCTGCTCGCCCAGCCGGGACCCTTCTTCGACCGGCACCGCACCGGCGACCTGCTGGCGCGATTCACCGGCGATGTCACCAATGTCCGCATGCTCGCTGGCTTCGGGGTGATGACCATTCTCAATGCCGCCATCGTCTACGTTCTGACGTTGGCGATGATGCTCACCCTCTCTCCCTCCCTGACCCTGGTGGCGGTGCTGCCATACCCCTTCATGCTGCTGGGCGTCAAATATCTCAGCCGCCGTCTGCTATACCACTCCGGCCGGGTGCAGGAGGGTCTGGGGCAGGTCAGTGAAGCGGTGGAAGAGACAATCAGCGGACAGGCGGTGATCCGGGCCCATGGCCTGGCGCACAATCGGTGCCGGCGGTTTTCTGAACTCAATGATGAATATCTGCAGCGCAACCTGAGCCTGGCGCGCCTGCGGGCGCTGGTGATGCCGGTGATGGTGGTGGTCGGCCCGGTGGGTACGCTGCTGGTGCTCTATTACGGCGGGATCAAGGTTGCCGCCGGTGCACTTTCGCTGGGTGATTTTGTGGCCTTCAGCGCCTACCTGTCGCAGTTGACCTGGCCGACTCTGTTGCTCGGCTGGGTACTGACCCTGAAGCAGCGTGCCGCGGCCAGCATGGAGCGCCTGCAGGATCTGCTGACCCTGCCGGCGTCGTCTCTATCCGCTAACACCGAGGACAACTCGAAGCAGCCTCTCCCTGAAGATGCGCCGCGCATCGAATTTCAACATCTGGATTTTTCCTATTTGCAGGGCGAACCGGTGCTGCGCGATTTCAACCTGAGCGTACCGGGCGGCTCGCTGGTCGGTATCGCCGGCTCGACCGGTTCCGGCAAAACCACCCTGCTGCGGTTGCTGGCCGGATTGTACCTGCCGCCGGCGGGCGCCCTGTTTATCGATGGGGTCGACCTGACCCAGCTTGATCTACGCTCCCACCGGCGCCGCATCAGTGCCATTCCGCAGGAAGGGCGGCTTTTTTCCGGATCCCTGCGAGAGAACCTGCTCTATGCTTTGCCCAGCGCCGATGATCGCTGCCTTGAATCCATCGCACGCCAGGCATGCCTGACGGCGGAGCTGGAGCAGTTCCCCGACGGTTTCGACACCCGGGTCGGCGAGGGAGGGCTGAGTCTCTCCGGCGGCCAGCGCCAACGGGTCTCCATCGGCCGGGCCCTGGCGCGGGATGCGGGACTGTTTCTGCTGGACGATCCGTTCAGCCATCTCGATGCCGCGACGGCGCAGACCGTATGGCAGCGGATTCGTCCTAAACTGGCCGGGCGCACCGTCTTCCTGGTCTCGACCCGCGTTTCGCTGCTGGCCGCCGCCGATCGCATCGTTGTTCTCCACGAGGGGCAGATCCGGCAGCAGGGCAGTCATGACGAGCTGCTGCGGGCCGGCGGCCATTACGCCCGTCTCTATCACCGTGAACAGCTGCGCGACGAGCTGGAACAGAGTTAGGTTGGACCATGGCTCACGGACCTCATTTTCATGACAGCGACGAGATCACCGGCCGGCATCTGGACTGGCCCCTGTTCCGGCGCTTCCTCGGTTACCTGCGACCCTATCGCTTC
Protein-coding sequences here:
- a CDS encoding NADH-quinone oxidoreductase subunit N, which gives rise to MENLVQDAIQNVNMAAIMPSFILVLFGMAVMMVTVFSPKGKTAHISWVSIAGLVITAFVAFGGWNANEVGFHGSVVMDNFATFFNMTFIVAAILTILMSDDYIQREGYPLGEYYALILFTTAGAMWMASGTDLLTIFLGLEVLSVSLYVLAGMFRNQLRSNEAGLKYFFLGAFSTGFLLYGVALLFGVTGTTNLQGIADAFASGETMLDNSMAVAGMILLGTGFLFKIAAAPFHMWTPDVYQGAPTPITAFMSAGPKAAAFAAFVRVFSVSLESMQVEWTSMLWILAVLTMIVGNVIAISQDNIKRMLAYSSIAHAGYAMVGMAAANEIGLSGILFYMLAYTFMNMGAFAVLVLAGKKGEENLTLEGFSGFGYRRPFLGVAMTIFLFSLMGIPPTAGFAGKFYIFAGALKADLVWLAVIGVLNSAVSLYYYLRVMVYMYFRDPSEDFGWVKMNVATTASIILAIVGVLLLGILPGPVMELAKLSLF
- a CDS encoding UbiD family decarboxylase, with amino-acid sequence MKLLPNKTRSLKSFLQKLDSQGDLHHVRTTVSCNQEISAITDRVCKSTGGGQALLFESVRESRFPVVTNLFGSARRAAFAWGRGASFQDIAELIKNAQGRGSDERLRNLVRARGRCSAPAGRLELPLRQYGLTSLPALQNWPGDGGRFLTLAQVYLRDPQNQRINCGIYRMQILDDDRAAIRFLPGSDGARIFEAYAQAKRNMPVAITLGSDPAWLAAAAFPLPMDISESDFARWLSDRPLSSARAPLTDLTIPADAEFVMEGVVCPEENTLEGPFGNHTGYYAPPDRAAVFHLQALYHGEDPVFPATVVGPPPMENVHLMRGSEPLTLALLNVDYPCIERLRFIEQGIFHGCVVLGVDCSRDQEIFDLASALWQQGPLKRSRLLIFCDREIEIEPLSVVLWRLINRVDPEQDILVEHGRMAIDVTRPPSGPPVVPSSDIVDLINRRWHEYGF
- a CDS encoding UbiA-like polyprenyltransferase — its product is MTLNLVWNKTRNLLEMIKFSHTVFAFPFALMGVVLASLENGTPPTGMQILWICLAMVGARSGAMALNRIIDARIDARNPRTAQRHLPAGKVGAVEAWALVIASFVLLIFSAWMLNPLCFFLSPVAIAFLVLYSYCKRFTAMAHLVLGLCLAAAPLGAWIALRGDIGWPAVNLGLAVLLWVAGFDIFYALQDMEFDREQGLYSIPARVGAEGSIILTRVFHAGMLVLLLTLLLVPGLGWLYFAGVCVVAGLLLYEHRLVKPDDLSRLDAAFFNMNGYISVTIFLFTLGDALL
- a CDS encoding UbiX family flavin prenyltransferase — encoded protein: MDKTNKHVVVAITGASGTCYGLRLMEWLLQHDVRITALVSRAGGQVLSHETGLAWPDETGARLEMLRGYFNCGDQLQYYDEKNLLAPVASGSAAPDAVVVVPCSMGSLARIAAGISDNLIERVADVALKEHRPLILVPRETPLNALHLENMLRLARAGACILPAMPAFYHQPGEISDLIDFVVGKILDSLGEDHHLFQRWGSEPLT
- the rimO gene encoding 30S ribosomal protein S12 methylthiotransferase RimO gives rise to the protein MKKHTVSLVSLGCPKNLVDAEVMLGHLPPDRYEIITDEAQAEIIIVNTCAFIQDAQEESVDTILEVADYKKNGNCRLLVVSGCLPQRYREELERELPEVDLFVGTADAPRMVALLEEKIAGSGVRQAVSDPSFLYDHTTPRVKSSPFYSTYIKIAEGCANHCSYCIIPRLRGTLRSRSIDSVVAEARRLVSQGVAEINLIAQDITAYGADRSDGANLPDLLRALTKIDELHWLRLLYAYPDGVSDELIDLVAGEEKICSYLDIPLQHIDDEMLKQMNRRVSEQQVRELVARLRERIPDLTLRTSFIVGFPGETQEQFEKLLSFVEEGHFDRLGVFRYSREEGTVAAELPEQVPERVKNERYKRLMKAQARISFRKNRALVGRVEPVLVEGVSEETELLLRGRSVRQAPDVDGQVYITAGRAEVGEIVPLRITDSSEYDLIGEIVED
- a CDS encoding FAD:protein FMN transferase, whose product is MPFHRPIMVLVLLLLAGVFFLAQLGGDGSSEVRRSRLLLGTVVEITALGPDRSLLEGAVSDAFAEMERIEQLMSPHIEGSDVARLSKAETPQPVSPETATVLRLGLHLAAQSDGAFDLTLGRLKELWGIEGENPQVPDSHSVEDALRGIGPQALRLEAPLVVKSSPELQIDLGGIAKGYAIDRAIFLLADAGIEFASVNAGGDMRLLGDRGGKRPWRIGIQHPRDPQRLLTTLEVEDVSVVTSGDYERYFEQEGRRYHHLFDPRTGYPATACQSVTVVAPSAMLADALATALFVLGPEQGIPLLQLYPEAEALIVDSSGKEHQSANFAEYRL
- a CDS encoding NusG domain II-containing protein is translated as MIAALWSRTTVLDRLVVVLLLALVVASALWAAQRPAGARVVVERDGQVVFSAPLSEPRSARLSGPLGETVIEIEDGRARVISSPCPTKACMGMGPASRQGDLLACVPNHLIVRIEGGRQEDTPPYDLLSR
- a CDS encoding Gx transporter family protein encodes the protein MTCSAVDPQELARCRRGVFLALFTALAVVLNVFEFLLPSPAPWFRLGFANILTLCALYLFDGRAAWTVSIARILVGSLVIGNLFAPGFFLALTGGVLAVTLMTGARALAGERLGPVGASALGAVGHALGQLLMARWLLVQHDGLWLLLPFFLAFALVTGVLNGLIAALVIEKVATHPAFASQRRTQE
- a CDS encoding ABC transporter ATP-binding protein, with product MSLFASLLSYLNPWRAVLLRGSLWLTATALLALVIPWMLKRGVEAIERGDYADLVMFAGILALAALARGLARIASRLSFLHTARRVEVALRRDLLQRLLAQPGPFFDRHRTGDLLARFTGDVTNVRMLAGFGVMTILNAAIVYVLTLAMMLTLSPSLTLVAVLPYPFMLLGVKYLSRRLLYHSGRVQEGLGQVSEAVEETISGQAVIRAHGLAHNRCRRFSELNDEYLQRNLSLARLRALVMPVMVVVGPVGTLLVLYYGGIKVAAGALSLGDFVAFSAYLSQLTWPTLLLGWVLTLKQRAAASMERLQDLLTLPASSLSANTEDNSKQPLPEDAPRIEFQHLDFSYLQGEPVLRDFNLSVPGGSLVGIAGSTGSGKTTLLRLLAGLYLPPAGALFIDGVDLTQLDLRSHRRRISAIPQEGRLFSGSLRENLLYALPSADDRCLESIARQACLTAELEQFPDGFDTRVGEGGLSLSGGQRQRVSIGRALARDAGLFLLDDPFSHLDAATAQTVWQRIRPKLAGRTVFLVSTRVSLLAAADRIVVLHEGQIRQQGSHDELLRAGGHYARLYHREQLRDELEQS